One part of the Lotus japonicus ecotype B-129 chromosome 2, LjGifu_v1.2 genome encodes these proteins:
- the LOC130735929 gene encoding uncharacterized protein LOC130735929, with the protein MGEWVNQKKAWCFKWRRALSFREQVIWEEMCRAIEHVSLVEGNEDSWKWKTETGGCYSVKSAYKLLQGPSLGNADPIFHLIWNSKEPSNICAFIWKTVLHRLPTLDNLLHRGIITSVHEACCPLCSQCLESANHLLLECSISATTWSKLYRWLGIFTELPNNCRAHVSQHNFSGFSANQNGVLRMVWYAVAWALWINRNQTIFRGGNLTAEAILEGALLGAWHWMLAREEE; encoded by the exons ATGGGGGAGTGGGTGAATCAGAAAAAGGCTTGGTGTTTCAAATGGAGAAGGGCCCTGAGCTTTCGGGAACAAGTGATCTGGGAAGAGATGTGCAGGGCCATTGAACATGTGTCTTTGGTGGAAGGAAATGAAGACTCCTGGAAATGGAAAACAGAGACAGGGGGTTGCTATTCTGTTAAATCGGCATATAAACTTCTACAGGGACCTTCTTTGGGGAATGCAGACCCAATTTTCCATCTCATCTGGAACTCCAAGGAACCCTCAAATATTTGTGCCTTCATTTGGAAAACTGTTCTTCATCGACTTCCAACACTCGATAATCTGCTGCATAGAGGGATTATTACCTCTGTACATGAAGCTTGCTGCCCCCTCTGTTCCCAATGTTTAGAATCAGCGAACCATCTCCTACTTGAGTGCTCAATTTCGGCCACAACCTGGTCGAAGCTGTACCGCTGGCTGGGCATTTTTACAGAACTCCCAAACAATTGCAGAGCACATGTTTCTCAGCACAATTTCAGTGGCTTTAGTGCAAATCAGAACGGGGTACTTCGAATGGTGTGGTATGCGGTTGCCTGGGCCTTATGGATAAACCGCAATCAGACCATTTTCAGAGGAGGTAATTTGACAGCAGAAGCAATTCTGGAAGGGGCGTTATTGGGAGCTTGGCATTGGATGTTGGCAAGG gaggAAGAGTAA
- the LOC130737432 gene encoding allene oxide synthase 3-like, with protein sequence MASSSDTKQKQLPLKPIPGSYGLPFFGPIGDRHDYFYHQGRDAFFATRIKKNNSTVFRTNMPPGPFISSDPRVVALLDGASFPILFDNDKVEKRNVLDGTFMPTTSFTGGHRVCAYLDTAEPQHAALKRFFLGFLLSRKDTFVPLFRTTLSETFIEIEDQLSRKTGTAGFNDVFATASFNFMFRLLCDNKDPSETKLGSEGPKLFDTWLLFQLAPLATLGPPKIFNYLEDILLRTIPFPSWFTSSGYKKLYEAFSTSAVKVLDEAEQAGLKRSEACHNLVFMAGFNAYGGLKNQFPVVIKWVGLGGKKLHEELASEIRSVVKEEGGVTIQSLEKMSLLKSVVYEVLRIEPTVPYQYAKAREDLVIHSHDASFEVKKGEMLFGFQPFATKDPRIFDDPEEFLPRRFEGEGEKLLKHVLWGNGKETEEPSPGNKQCAGRNLVVLMCRLFLVEFFLRYDTFEFEFKSSAFGPAVTIKSLTKASTL encoded by the exons ATGGCTTCTTCTTCAgacaccaagcagaagcagCTCCCACTGAAACCAATCCCAGGCAGCTACGGCCTCCCCTTCTTCGGTCCGATCGGCGACCGCCACGACTACTTCTACCACCAAGGCCGTGACGCCTTCTTCGCCAccagaataaaaaaaaacaactccactgtcttcagaaccaacaTGCCTCCCGGCCCCTTCATATCCTCCGACCCTCGAGTTGTTGCGCTCCTCGACGGCGCCTCGTTCCCCATCCTGTTCGACAACGACAAGGTCGAGAAGCGCAACGTCCTCGACGGCACTTTCATGCCCACCACCTCCTTCACCGGCGGCCACCGTGTCTGCGCCTACCTAGACACCGCAGAACCTCAACACGCCGCGCTGAAACGCTTCTTCCTCGGCTTTCTCCTCTCCCGGAAGGACACCTTCGTCCCGCTCTTCCGTACCACGCTCTCGGAGACCTTCATTGAGATCGAGGACCAGCTGTCACGGAAAACCGGCACGGCCGGTTTTAATGACGTCTTTGCTACCGCATCGTTCAACTTCATGTTCCGCCTCCTGTGTGACAACAAGGATCCCTCGGAGACGAAGCTCGGCTCCGAGGGGCCCAAACTGTTTGACACATGGCTGCTCTTTCAGCTAGCGCCGCTCGCGACGCTAGGCCCTCCGAAGATCTTCAACTACCTCGAAGATATCTTGCTCCGCACGATTCCCTTCCCGTCGTGGTTTACAag CTCCGGCTACAAAAAACTCTATGAGGCGTTCTCTACCTCAGCGGTGAAGGTGCTGGACGAGGCAGAGCAGGCTGGGTTAAAAAGAAGCGAGGCGTGCCACAATCTTGTTTTCATGGCAGGCTTCAACGCCTATGGCGGGTTGAAGAACCAGTTTCCAGTTGTGATAAAGTGGGTGGGTTTAGGAGGCAAGAAGCTTCACGAGGAACTTGCGAGCGAGATCAGGAGCGTGGTGAAGGAAGAGGGAGGCGTAACAATTCAATCCTTGGAGAAAATGAGTTTGCTGAAATCAGTGGTTTATGAGGTCCTGAGGATTGAGCCCACGGTACCGTATCAGTACGCGAAGGCGAGAGAGGACTTAGTTATTCATAGCCATGATGCTTCATTTGAGGTCAAGAAGGGTGAGATGTTATTTGGGTTCCAACCGTTCGCGACGAAGGATCCCAGGATCTTTGATGATCCTGAGGAGTTTCTGCCGCGGCGGTTTGAGGGTGAAGGTGAGAAGTTGCTGAAGCATGTGCTGTGGGGCAACGGGAAAGAGACGGAGGAGCCGTCTCCGGGGAATAAGCAGTGTGCGGGAAGGAATCTAGTGGTGCTCATGTGCAGGTTGTTCTTGGTGGAGTTCTTCTTGCGTTATGATACGTTTGAATTTGAGTTTAAAAGCAGTGCTTTTGGTCCTGCTGTTACCATTAAGTCTCTCACCAAAGCCTCCACCTTGTGA